From the genome of Desulfobaculum xiamenense, one region includes:
- a CDS encoding GDSL-type esterase/lipase family protein: MTTRNPKGHGHFVRPLFLLVLASLIALPLGCDAPARLSPLAADAVILAFGDSITHGTGSAGFGTVDPKASYPAQLQTLIGRTVIESGIPGETSDTGLARLRETLPTLHPTLVILCHGGNDMLRNTPEAQIERNLRAMIQLIREADADVLLVAVPHPGFALRPAPLYDNVAKDLHVVLERDILATILADTTLKSDPLHPNARGYALLADAIARRLVEAGAVERPSQP; the protein is encoded by the coding sequence ATGACGACACGCAATCCGAAGGGGCACGGGCACTTTGTCCGGCCCCTTTTCCTGCTCGTTCTGGCATCGCTGATTGCGCTGCCCCTCGGTTGCGACGCGCCCGCACGGCTCTCCCCCCTTGCCGCCGATGCGGTGATTCTAGCCTTCGGCGACAGCATCACTCATGGCACGGGTTCCGCAGGCTTCGGCACCGTCGACCCGAAGGCCAGCTACCCAGCCCAGCTTCAGACCCTGATTGGTCGCACCGTCATCGAATCCGGCATACCCGGCGAAACATCGGACACGGGCCTCGCCCGCCTGCGGGAGACGCTTCCCACTCTCCACCCCACCCTCGTCATCCTGTGCCACGGCGGAAACGACATGCTGCGCAACACCCCCGAAGCGCAAATCGAGCGCAACCTGCGCGCCATGATCCAACTCATCCGCGAGGCGGACGCGGACGTTCTGCTCGTGGCCGTTCCCCATCCCGGCTTCGCACTACGCCCGGCCCCTCTGTATGACAATGTGGCCAAGGACCTACATGTCGTCCTCGAACGGGACATCCTCGCCACCATTCTGGCTGACACCACACTCAAGTCCGACCCATTGCACCCAAACGCTCGCGGGTACGCGCTCCTTGCGGACGCCATTGCCCGCCGCCTCGTCGAGGCAGGCGCGGTGGAACGTCCCTCCCAGCCATAG
- a CDS encoding aminopeptidase: protein MLSREQTEKYAEVLLWALDVSRGEPLAPGSLAALRWDMPAMPLAEAVYALLVDRHINTVQRVNLSARMERDFYHAASPGQLVFQTPGDAELNRHLDGSIHLLAPQSLTHLSDVDPQAIGAVAAARKPLRDILEEREQGGLYGWTLCMWPTEALAASAGMSIDDYAACIASACYLNKADPVMEWRHVLKRVKELRTWLDGLGAETFRVESEHVDLTVRIGELRRWLGVTGHNIPSFELYVSPDWRGTSGVYYADQPSFRSGNYVRGVRLEFRDGTVVAADAEEGGEFLRKQVSMDQGSGRVGEFSLTDTRFSPIDRFMASTLFDENFGGTHGNCHLALGSSYPGTYSGSQRELSSLLKEELGFNSSALHWDLVNTEPKTVTAKLHGGGTRVIYENGRFAI from the coding sequence ATGTTATCCCGTGAACAGACGGAGAAATATGCCGAGGTGTTGCTGTGGGCGCTCGACGTGTCCCGTGGCGAACCTCTCGCTCCGGGCAGCCTTGCCGCGCTGCGGTGGGACATGCCCGCCATGCCGTTGGCCGAGGCCGTGTACGCGTTGCTTGTCGATCGTCATATCAACACGGTGCAGCGGGTGAACCTCTCAGCGCGCATGGAGCGGGATTTCTACCATGCGGCAAGTCCGGGACAGCTGGTCTTCCAGACGCCGGGCGATGCGGAACTCAACAGGCATCTTGATGGCTCCATCCATCTCCTCGCGCCGCAGTCGCTGACGCATCTTTCCGATGTCGATCCGCAGGCGATCGGTGCAGTGGCCGCCGCGCGAAAACCGCTTCGCGACATTCTGGAGGAACGCGAGCAGGGCGGGCTGTATGGCTGGACCCTGTGCATGTGGCCCACGGAAGCGCTGGCAGCCAGCGCGGGGATGAGCATTGATGACTACGCAGCGTGCATCGCCTCGGCCTGCTATCTGAACAAGGCGGACCCGGTGATGGAGTGGCGGCATGTGCTCAAGCGCGTGAAGGAACTGCGCACATGGCTTGACGGCCTTGGCGCGGAAACCTTCCGTGTGGAGTCGGAGCACGTGGACCTCACGGTGCGCATCGGCGAATTGCGGCGCTGGCTGGGAGTGACGGGTCATAACATTCCGAGCTTCGAACTCTACGTCTCCCCGGATTGGCGTGGAACGAGCGGCGTGTACTATGCGGATCAGCCGTCCTTCCGCAGTGGCAACTACGTGCGCGGCGTGCGCCTCGAATTCCGGGATGGAACGGTGGTGGCTGCCGACGCCGAGGAGGGCGGGGAGTTTTTGCGCAAGCAGGTCTCCATGGATCAGGGATCTGGGCGCGTTGGTGAGTTTTCCCTTACGGACACCCGCTTTTCGCCCATCGACCGATTCATGGCCTCCACGCTGTTCGATGAGAATTTCGGTGGCACGCACGGCAATTGCCATCTCGCCCTCGGGTCGTCGTATCCGGGAACCTACTCGGGGTCCCAGCGGGAGTTGTCTTCTCTGCTCAAGGAGGAACTCGGCTTCAATTCGTCGGCCTTGCACTGGGATTTGGTGAATACCGAACCCAAGACCGTTACCGCTAAGCTCCATGGCGGCGGGACGCGCGTGATCTACGAGAACGGGCGGTTCGCGATCTAG
- a CDS encoding class I SAM-dependent methyltransferase encodes MYTDKAAFFDVQADARWAAAEYGPHEEPRLARLFDETGDLAGCGVLEPGCGTGRLTRLLAQRVGHEGFVLGMDVSPIMVERAHERLAGCANAEVRLGAIEDIPLTPQSFDLVLCHQVFPHIEDKATALARMAEALRPGQRLIINHFINSATINDHHRKAGTAVKHDTMPTPDVMRTLLDAAGFRIETVVDDELGYMLSARLTR; translated from the coding sequence ATGTACACAGATAAGGCGGCCTTCTTCGACGTTCAGGCCGACGCGCGCTGGGCGGCAGCGGAATACGGCCCGCACGAGGAGCCCCGGCTTGCCCGCCTCTTCGACGAAACGGGCGACCTCGCCGGCTGCGGCGTGCTGGAACCCGGCTGCGGCACGGGACGGCTCACCCGGCTCCTCGCCCAGCGCGTCGGGCACGAGGGCTTCGTCCTCGGCATGGACGTCAGCCCCATCATGGTCGAACGCGCCCATGAGCGCCTCGCGGGATGCGCCAACGCGGAGGTGCGGCTCGGAGCCATCGAGGACATCCCGCTCACCCCGCAGTCCTTCGACCTCGTCCTGTGCCATCAGGTCTTCCCACACATCGAGGACAAGGCAACCGCCCTCGCCCGCATGGCCGAGGCCCTGCGCCCCGGACAGCGCCTCATCATCAACCACTTCATCAATTCAGCCACAATCAACGACCACCACCGCAAGGCCGGAACCGCCGTGAAGCACGACACCATGCCCACCCCGGACGTCATGCGCACCCTGCTCGACGCGGCGGGATTTCGCATCGAAACCGTCGTGGACGACGAGTTGGGCTACATGCTCTCGGCCCGCCTGACGCGCTAA
- a CDS encoding amino acid ABC transporter ATP-binding protein, producing the protein MIKITNLCKKFGDLEVIRGIDLHVKTGEVVVIIGPSGSGKSTVLRCINKLEQPTSGTIVVDGHDIMDPKTDINYVRSEAGMVFQQFNLFPHMTALENVTLGPVKVRKMPRLDADSLGMRLLDKVGLASKASAYPNQLSGGQKQRVAIARALALQPKVILFDEPTSALDPELVGEVLEVMKKLAREGMTMVVVTHEMGFAKEVADRVIFFDQGRIQEENEPKQFFANPKNERLRDFIGKVVGHD; encoded by the coding sequence ATGATCAAGATTACCAATCTGTGCAAGAAATTCGGCGACCTCGAAGTCATCCGCGGCATTGATCTGCATGTGAAGACCGGCGAAGTCGTCGTCATCATAGGACCCTCGGGTTCCGGCAAGTCCACCGTGCTGCGCTGCATCAACAAGCTTGAGCAGCCCACTTCCGGCACCATCGTCGTCGACGGCCATGACATCATGGACCCGAAGACGGACATCAACTATGTCCGCTCCGAGGCGGGCATGGTGTTCCAGCAGTTCAACCTTTTCCCGCACATGACCGCGCTGGAGAACGTGACCCTCGGTCCGGTGAAGGTTCGCAAGATGCCCCGGCTGGATGCTGATTCGCTGGGCATGCGCCTTCTGGACAAGGTGGGCCTCGCCAGCAAGGCTTCCGCATATCCGAATCAGCTTTCCGGCGGTCAGAAGCAGCGCGTGGCCATCGCCCGTGCGCTGGCCCTGCAGCCCAAGGTCATCCTCTTTGACGAGCCGACCTCTGCGCTGGACCCCGAACTCGTCGGCGAAGTGCTGGAAGTCATGAAGAAGCTCGCTCGCGAGGGCATGACCATGGTCGTCGTTACCCACGAGATGGGTTTCGCCAAGGAAGTGGCCGATCGCGTCATCTTCTTCGATCAGGGCCGCATTCAGGAGGAGAACGAGCCGAAGCAGTTCTTCGCGAATCCCAAGAACGAGCGCCTGCGCGATTTCATCGGAAAGGTCGTCGGCCACGATTAG
- a CDS encoding class I SAM-dependent methyltransferase has translation MDSEFYSELHPLHADSVSTDLSVPLHAAWDISEHLLEGKTVLEAGCGGMGAQAIQLMSYNPARLVVLDLSENNIRSARSNFESVHGERPNCEFMTFDLCSQDLPREAFDVIHHRGVFQHLPDKNFALDNLYRALKPGGHLLIATYGHGGLLSMISGALRPPFRHVSMRWAQRFLLRCGISPDLVSGILDHLYVPVQTRFTRAEAINMVTSRGFCIVKDVSDLTHEIDTSRCQGGFFSFWAKYVYPNSNRKIGWLSRLLFGTFGNSLVAIKL, from the coding sequence ATGGATTCAGAGTTCTACAGTGAGCTTCACCCCCTGCACGCGGATAGCGTCAGCACGGATCTTTCGGTTCCGCTACATGCCGCATGGGACATTTCGGAGCATCTTCTCGAAGGCAAGACCGTTCTTGAGGCCGGATGCGGCGGTATGGGAGCGCAGGCTATCCAACTCATGAGCTACAACCCGGCCCGCCTCGTCGTTTTGGATCTTTCCGAGAACAACATCCGAAGCGCCCGCAGCAATTTCGAGTCCGTGCATGGCGAGCGTCCCAACTGCGAGTTCATGACCTTCGACCTGTGCAGTCAGGATCTGCCGCGAGAGGCGTTCGACGTGATTCATCACCGGGGCGTCTTCCAGCATCTGCCGGACAAGAATTTCGCTCTCGACAACCTCTACCGGGCCCTCAAGCCGGGCGGGCACCTGCTCATCGCCACGTATGGGCATGGCGGATTGCTCAGTATGATAAGCGGAGCGCTGCGACCGCCATTCCGGCATGTCTCCATGCGATGGGCGCAGCGTTTCCTGCTGCGCTGCGGCATCAGCCCCGATCTCGTGTCGGGCATTCTGGATCATCTCTATGTTCCCGTGCAGACGCGCTTCACGCGGGCGGAAGCCATCAACATGGTGACTTCGCGCGGGTTTTGCATCGTCAAGGACGTCTCGGACCTCACGCACGAGATCGACACCAGCCGTTGTCAGGGCGGGTTCTTCTCCTTCTGGGCGAAGTACGTCTATCCCAACTCGAACAGGAAAATCGGCTGGTTGAGCCGTCTGCTTTTTGGGACCTTCGGGAACTCGCTGGTGGCCATAAAGCTTTGA
- the glnH gene encoding glutamine ABC transporter substrate-binding protein GlnH, with protein MKRVMTILCAMAVAFAMSSTAFAGKLVVGTDTNFPPFEFKDPDSGKHTGFDVELWDAIAKEIGAEYDLQPMDFNGIIPGLQTGQLDAGIAGMTIKPERAEVIDFSDGYYNSGLLILVRSDNEDVNKIEDLAGKVVSTKLATTSADLVKERANAKDVKLFPNNDAMFMELLSGGADAVVFDSPVVADFMRKAGKGQVKVVGPLYHGQAYGIGFPKGSPLVAKVNAALKSLKDSGKYRDLYIKWFGTEPR; from the coding sequence ATGAAACGCGTTATGACCATCCTGTGCGCCATGGCTGTTGCCTTTGCCATGAGCTCCACCGCCTTTGCAGGCAAGCTGGTTGTTGGTACCGACACCAACTTCCCGCCCTTCGAGTTCAAAGATCCCGATTCCGGCAAGCACACCGGTTTCGACGTTGAACTCTGGGATGCCATCGCCAAGGAGATCGGTGCCGAGTACGACCTGCAGCCCATGGACTTTAACGGCATCATTCCCGGTCTCCAGACCGGACAGCTCGACGCCGGCATCGCAGGTATGACCATCAAGCCCGAACGCGCCGAAGTCATCGACTTCTCCGACGGTTACTACAATTCCGGCCTGCTCATCCTCGTGCGCTCTGACAACGAGGACGTGAACAAGATCGAAGATCTCGCCGGAAAGGTTGTCTCCACCAAGCTGGCCACCACCAGCGCCGATCTCGTGAAAGAACGCGCCAACGCCAAGGACGTGAAGCTCTTCCCCAACAATGACGCCATGTTCATGGAGCTGCTGTCCGGCGGCGCCGACGCCGTGGTGTTCGACTCCCCGGTCGTGGCCGACTTCATGCGCAAGGCTGGCAAGGGTCAGGTGAAGGTCGTTGGCCCCCTGTACCACGGTCAGGCCTACGGCATCGGCTTCCCCAAGGGCAGCCCGCTTGTCGCCAAGGTCAATGCCGCCCTCAAGAGCCTGAAGGATTCCGGCAAGTACCGCGACCTGTACATCAAGTGGTTCGGCACCGAGCCGCGCTAA
- a CDS encoding transporter substrate-binding domain-containing protein, producing MRLFTLVAKACILTCLLCTALPNAACAKRVIVAVNDDYAPFTFRANGTLSGFDIDMWEEIAHELKLDFMYRPEDFSNIFDTLLAGRADLAVTGLSITDQRKTIVDFSIPYHHTGLRLLVRESEEKITDVNDLAGRIVACKIDTTSAEFATRRIPDAMVSLFRNIDDAFLDLQFRKIDAIIFDAPAVEHYAANAGKGRVKAVGPLLDPQDYAIAFKKNSPLLDQVNKALERMKQDGRLDRLRERWLGKTQEGGN from the coding sequence ATGAGACTGTTCACCCTTGTCGCCAAGGCCTGCATACTGACCTGCCTACTCTGCACGGCCCTGCCGAACGCGGCCTGCGCAAAGCGGGTCATCGTCGCGGTCAACGACGACTATGCTCCTTTCACCTTCCGCGCCAACGGCACGCTCTCCGGATTCGACATCGACATGTGGGAAGAGATCGCCCACGAATTGAAGCTGGACTTCATGTATCGGCCCGAGGATTTCTCGAACATCTTCGACACGCTTCTCGCCGGACGGGCCGACCTCGCCGTGACGGGCCTGAGCATCACCGATCAGCGCAAGACCATCGTCGACTTCTCCATCCCCTACCATCACACCGGCTTGCGCCTTCTGGTGCGCGAATCGGAGGAGAAGATCACCGACGTCAACGACCTCGCCGGACGCATCGTCGCCTGCAAGATCGACACGACCAGCGCGGAATTCGCCACCCGCCGAATTCCCGACGCGATGGTCAGCCTGTTCCGCAACATCGACGACGCATTCCTCGACCTGCAATTCCGCAAGATCGACGCCATCATCTTCGACGCTCCGGCCGTGGAACATTATGCCGCAAACGCGGGCAAGGGACGGGTCAAGGCCGTGGGGCCGCTTCTCGATCCACAGGACTACGCCATCGCCTTCAAAAAGAACTCGCCACTTCTCGATCAGGTAAACAAGGCTCTTGAGCGAATGAAGCAGGACGGCCGCCTCGACCGCCTGCGCGAACGCTGGCTCGGAAAAACGCAGGAAGGCGGAAACTGA
- a CDS encoding glycosyltransferase family 2 protein: MVIIKEKDVNPKLSIVIPSYNMERWLPVALESCLAQTETDIEVIVVDDGSTDRTGEIADAYAAADARVRVIHQENKGLGATRQVGQDAAQGEFITWLDADDFLERNAARDMLGVAERDKVDMVCGNAVVFSEKTFNTRRYFYHHAVSRTTFDNPEYWKSKVLWRWFFRLSFVRRIGMQHPTLKLGQDVCSMYEALTQVDAFSQCPNFFYYFRQDHKRPGSDIEREINHQLEHYREVKRILLAAGRVKPLMKYLLENYFRDIKSLAPRFVGEDAHWRARCVEISLDIFDGLDPAWFRDEFLAPELKSRPEFIPLADALIARDAQAIDVELDRWREAGAKVRDVDKTSAFHTLRRRLKSALKPMSLGARIRLRALEGRAHKRLGPLWNI; this comes from the coding sequence GTGGTAATCATCAAGGAGAAGGACGTGAATCCCAAGCTGAGCATCGTGATTCCTTCATATAATATGGAGCGCTGGCTGCCTGTGGCTCTTGAGTCATGCCTTGCGCAGACAGAGACGGATATCGAGGTCATCGTTGTGGACGATGGATCGACGGATCGGACTGGTGAAATAGCCGACGCCTATGCGGCGGCGGACGCACGTGTTCGGGTGATCCATCAGGAGAACAAGGGGTTGGGTGCGACTCGTCAGGTGGGACAGGACGCCGCGCAGGGCGAATTCATTACGTGGCTCGATGCCGATGATTTTCTGGAACGCAATGCCGCACGGGATATGCTCGGGGTCGCCGAGCGCGACAAGGTGGACATGGTGTGTGGAAATGCCGTCGTCTTTTCGGAAAAGACTTTCAATACCCGTCGCTATTTCTATCATCATGCCGTTTCCCGGACTACCTTCGACAATCCGGAGTACTGGAAGAGCAAGGTGCTTTGGCGCTGGTTCTTCCGGCTTTCCTTTGTGCGGCGAATTGGTATGCAGCACCCCACCCTCAAACTCGGGCAGGACGTGTGTAGCATGTACGAGGCGTTGACGCAGGTGGACGCCTTTTCGCAGTGTCCAAATTTCTTCTATTATTTCAGGCAGGATCATAAGCGTCCCGGTTCCGACATCGAACGGGAGATCAACCACCAGCTCGAACACTACCGGGAGGTTAAGCGTATCCTTCTGGCTGCTGGCCGCGTGAAGCCGCTGATGAAGTATCTGCTTGAGAACTATTTTCGCGATATCAAGAGCCTCGCTCCCCGTTTCGTCGGCGAGGATGCCCATTGGCGCGCGCGTTGCGTGGAGATAAGTCTGGATATCTTCGACGGGCTTGATCCTGCGTGGTTCCGCGACGAGTTCCTTGCACCGGAACTCAAGAGCCGTCCGGAATTCATTCCGTTGGCGGACGCGCTCATCGCGCGCGATGCGCAGGCTATCGATGTGGAGTTGGATCGTTGGCGCGAGGCGGGGGCCAAGGTGCGCGATGTCGACAAGACTAGCGCCTTCCATACGCTGCGTCGCCGTCTCAAGTCCGCACTCAAGCCGATGTCCCTTGGGGCGCGCATCCGTCTGCGAGCGCTTGAGGGGCGGGCGCACAAGCGTCTTGGTCCGCTCTGGAACATCTAG
- a CDS encoding amino acid ABC transporter permease encodes MAFNFDPSVMVTTLPQLMRGVHLTIILTLGGLSLGFILGTVAGLLKLSKSFALRKAAGFYIEIIRGTPMLVQAMFLYFGLPMALGLRIPPIVAGIIVIAVNSGAYIAEIVRGAVQSIDPGQMEAGRSIGLTRGQTMRYIIWPQAFKRMIPPLGNQFIISLKDTSLLMVIGVSELMRTGQEITAVNFRAFEVYMTVGLVYLAMTLTIARCLRHVEKRMASR; translated from the coding sequence ATGGCTTTCAATTTTGACCCCAGCGTAATGGTGACGACCCTGCCCCAGCTCATGCGTGGTGTGCATCTCACCATCATCCTGACTCTCGGGGGCCTGTCCCTGGGCTTCATCCTCGGCACTGTCGCAGGCCTTCTGAAACTCTCCAAGAGTTTCGCACTGCGCAAGGCCGCAGGTTTCTATATTGAAATTATTCGCGGCACGCCCATGCTCGTGCAGGCGATGTTCCTGTACTTCGGTTTGCCCATGGCACTGGGATTGCGCATTCCGCCCATCGTGGCGGGCATTATCGTCATCGCCGTCAATTCCGGCGCGTACATCGCGGAAATCGTGCGCGGCGCGGTCCAGTCCATCGACCCCGGCCAGATGGAGGCCGGTCGTTCCATCGGTCTTACCCGCGGTCAGACCATGCGCTACATCATCTGGCCGCAGGCCTTCAAACGCATGATTCCGCCGCTAGGCAACCAGTTCATCATTAGTCTCAAGGATACCTCCCTGCTCATGGTCATCGGCGTGTCCGAGCTGATGCGTACGGGACAGGAAATCACGGCAGTGAACTTTCGGGCCTTCGAAGTCTACATGACTGTCGGCCTCGTCTATCTGGCAATGACCCTTACGATCGCCCGGTGCCTGCGCCACGTTGAAAAGCGCATGGCTTCCCGCTAG
- a CDS encoding DegQ family serine endoprotease, with protein MPRILALALALVIAASQAAAAALPEFTDLAEKAGGAVVNISTVKIVKREDQMQEFFRFHKRGTPFDDFFEQFDRYFQQRPDQRPRKERSLGSGFIISDDGFIVTNNHVIANADEVSVNLQGGQKPYPAEIIGRDPDTDLALLKIKTDAKLPTLAFGDSDSTKVGQWVVAIGNPFGLDHTVTAGIVSAKGRIIGSGPFDDFIQTDASINPGNSGGPLLNMNGDVVGINTAIVASGQGIGFAIPSNMAKKVIAQLKDNQKVSRGWLGVTIQDVDENTAKALELDSPRGALIASVLPGQPAEKSGVKAGDVIIRIEKDDIKDANALLRRIAGLAPGEKIDVTVWRSGREKKLRVTLGERETRELAQAEQPDEAQPEAALGLALRPVDPREAQALGMDSPQGLLVTGVAEGSPAQDGEIRPGDVIIQANQQLVNSVAEFKTILSGDAMKKGVLLLLIQRQGQSVFRTITLPAE; from the coding sequence ATGCCCCGCATACTCGCATTGGCTCTGGCGCTGGTCATCGCCGCCTCCCAGGCGGCCGCCGCAGCCCTTCCCGAATTCACCGACCTCGCCGAAAAGGCGGGGGGCGCCGTCGTCAACATAAGCACGGTCAAGATCGTCAAGCGCGAAGACCAGATGCAGGAGTTCTTCCGCTTCCACAAACGCGGAACCCCCTTCGACGACTTCTTCGAACAGTTCGACCGCTACTTCCAGCAGCGCCCGGATCAGCGCCCGCGCAAGGAACGCTCCCTCGGTTCCGGCTTCATCATTTCGGATGACGGTTTCATCGTGACCAACAACCACGTCATCGCCAACGCCGACGAGGTGTCCGTCAATCTTCAGGGCGGTCAAAAACCCTACCCGGCCGAGATCATCGGACGCGACCCGGATACGGACCTCGCGCTGCTCAAGATTAAGACCGACGCCAAGCTGCCCACCCTCGCCTTCGGCGACTCGGACAGCACCAAGGTCGGCCAGTGGGTGGTGGCCATCGGCAACCCCTTCGGTCTCGACCACACCGTCACCGCGGGCATCGTCAGCGCCAAGGGACGCATCATCGGCTCCGGCCCCTTCGATGACTTCATCCAGACCGACGCCTCCATCAATCCCGGCAACTCCGGTGGTCCGCTCCTAAACATGAATGGCGACGTCGTCGGCATCAACACCGCCATCGTCGCCTCCGGACAGGGCATCGGCTTCGCCATCCCGTCCAACATGGCCAAGAAGGTCATCGCCCAGCTCAAGGACAACCAGAAGGTTTCGCGCGGCTGGCTCGGCGTGACCATTCAGGATGTGGACGAAAACACCGCCAAGGCGCTGGAGCTCGACAGCCCGCGTGGCGCGCTCATCGCCTCCGTGCTTCCCGGCCAGCCCGCCGAAAAATCCGGCGTGAAGGCCGGTGACGTGATCATCCGGATCGAAAAGGACGACATCAAGGACGCCAACGCCCTGCTGCGCCGCATCGCGGGTCTTGCCCCCGGTGAGAAGATCGACGTGACGGTGTGGCGCTCGGGCCGTGAAAAGAAGCTCCGCGTCACCCTCGGCGAACGCGAGACCCGCGAGCTTGCGCAGGCTGAACAGCCGGACGAGGCACAGCCCGAAGCGGCCCTTGGCCTCGCGTTGCGCCCGGTGGACCCGCGCGAGGCGCAGGCGCTTGGCATGGATTCGCCGCAGGGCCTGCTCGTGACGGGCGTTGCCGAAGGCTCTCCAGCGCAGGATGGCGAAATCCGCCCCGGAGACGTCATCATTCAGGCCAACCAGCAGCTGGTGAACTCCGTTGCCGAATTCAAAACCATCCTGTCCGGCGACGCCATGAAGAAGGGCGTGTTGCTCCTGCTCATCCAGCGTCAGGGACAAAGCGTCTTCCGCACCATTACGCTCCCGGCGGAATAA
- a CDS encoding metal ABC transporter permease: MDASIFHYAFMQKALLAGFLGGVSCALAGVVVVTMRITAIGTCMAHAAFAGALLGILLGIDPTPLAFAFSLGAAGIIGPLADRADFAPETVVGIVFSAMLGLAFLFVGLLPGPRTAALNLFWGNILTVGWHDIAYMGGTTLVLLAALALFFKEIQAVLCHRATALAVGIPATAIFNAMLFATGATVAASLQSIGGLLIFSLIINPAAAAYQLSYSLKHIFPLAALFGVASCWGGLALSYAFDIPSGAVIVMLSTALFIACTILSPKKRGLSHRERLSLTFSRTVCTAGEPIRRDHVHR, encoded by the coding sequence ATGGACGCATCCATATTCCACTACGCATTCATGCAGAAGGCTCTGCTGGCAGGATTTCTCGGCGGTGTGTCCTGCGCTCTGGCCGGGGTTGTCGTGGTCACCATGCGCATCACGGCCATCGGCACCTGCATGGCCCACGCGGCGTTCGCCGGGGCACTCCTCGGTATACTACTCGGTATCGACCCCACCCCGCTCGCCTTCGCATTCAGCCTCGGCGCGGCGGGAATCATCGGCCCGCTGGCTGACAGGGCCGACTTCGCGCCCGAAACGGTGGTCGGCATCGTCTTCTCGGCCATGCTCGGGCTGGCCTTCCTCTTCGTGGGCCTCCTGCCCGGACCGAGGACAGCGGCGCTCAACCTCTTCTGGGGCAACATCCTCACCGTGGGCTGGCACGACATCGCCTACATGGGCGGCACCACGCTGGTGCTCCTCGCCGCGCTCGCCCTGTTCTTCAAGGAAATACAGGCAGTGCTCTGCCACCGCGCCACGGCGCTCGCCGTGGGCATCCCCGCCACGGCCATCTTCAACGCCATGCTCTTCGCCACCGGAGCCACCGTGGCGGCCTCGCTGCAAAGCATCGGCGGACTGCTCATCTTCAGTCTCATCATCAACCCGGCGGCCGCCGCCTATCAGCTCTCCTACAGCCTAAAGCACATCTTCCCGCTGGCCGCGCTGTTCGGCGTCGCGTCCTGCTGGGGCGGCCTCGCCCTCTCCTACGCGTTCGACATCCCCTCGGGCGCGGTCATCGTCATGCTGTCCACGGCGCTCTTCATCGCATGCACCATCCTCTCCCCGAAAAAGCGGGGGCTGTCGCATCGCGAGCGCCTGTCACTCACCTTCTCCCGAACGGTCTGCACCGCCGGGGAACCCATACGGAGGGATCATGTACACAGATAA
- a CDS encoding DUF3192 domain-containing protein gives MKRLSIVMALVLVATLVSACAGINSSMRTNRANLLRLEPGMNEAQIVEIMGQPNFKDVNAEPARTRTVLWYYTNEMGDGCLATSMSHIGVTRQDCTPLVLVGNKLTATGKAAKLYY, from the coding sequence ATGAAGAGACTTTCCATCGTCATGGCGCTTGTTCTCGTGGCCACGCTGGTTTCCGCCTGTGCAGGAATCAATTCCTCCATGCGGACCAACCGTGCGAATCTGCTGCGTCTCGAACCGGGCATGAACGAGGCCCAGATCGTCGAAATCATGGGACAGCCGAACTTCAAGGACGTCAATGCCGAGCCGGCCAGGACCCGCACCGTCCTGTGGTATTACACCAACGAGATGGGCGACGGCTGCCTCGCGACCTCCATGAGCCACATCGGTGTCACCCGGCAGGACTGCACCCCGCTGGTCCTCGTCGGCAACAAGCTCACCGCCACCGGCAAGGCGGCGAAGCTCTACTACTGA